A single window of Fischerella sp. PCC 9605 DNA harbors:
- the tuf gene encoding elongation factor Tu: MARAKFERTKPHVNIGTIGHVDHGKTTLTAAITMTLAAMGQAVAKGYDQIDNAPEEKARGITINTAHVEYETQKRHYAHVDCPGHADYVKNMITGAAQMDGAILVVSAADGPMPQTREHILLAKQVGVPSLVVFLNKEDMVDDEELLELVELEVRDLLSSYDFPGDDIPIVKGSGLQALEVMTSNPKTQRGENKWVDKIYELMDAVDAYIPTPERDVDKPFLMAVEDVFSITGRGTVATGRIERGKVKIGDNVELVGIRPTRATTVTGIEMFKKSLEEGMAGDNAGLLLRGIQKTDIERGMVLAKPGSITPHTEFEGEVYVLTEKEGGRKTPFFAGYRPQFYVRTTDVTGTIKTFTSDDGSAAEMVMPGDRIKMTVELINPIAIEQGMRFAIREGGRTIGAGVVSKILK; encoded by the coding sequence ATGGCACGCGCAAAGTTTGAAAGGACTAAACCCCACGTTAATATCGGTACTATTGGCCACGTTGACCACGGTAAAACCACGTTAACGGCAGCCATCACTATGACCTTGGCAGCTATGGGTCAGGCTGTGGCTAAGGGCTACGATCAAATTGATAACGCTCCTGAGGAAAAAGCACGGGGTATTACCATCAATACAGCTCACGTTGAGTATGAAACCCAAAAGCGGCACTATGCTCACGTAGACTGTCCTGGACACGCTGACTACGTGAAGAATATGATCACTGGTGCTGCCCAGATGGATGGTGCTATTCTCGTGGTTTCTGCTGCTGATGGTCCTATGCCCCAAACCCGTGAACACATCCTGCTGGCAAAGCAGGTAGGTGTTCCCAGCCTGGTTGTCTTCTTAAATAAGGAAGACATGGTGGACGATGAAGAACTGCTGGAGTTGGTGGAACTGGAAGTCCGGGATCTACTATCTAGCTACGATTTCCCCGGTGACGACATTCCCATCGTCAAAGGTTCTGGTCTACAGGCGTTGGAAGTCATGACTTCTAATCCAAAAACTCAGCGGGGTGAGAATAAGTGGGTAGATAAAATCTACGAACTGATGGACGCTGTAGATGCCTACATCCCCACTCCAGAACGCGATGTAGATAAGCCTTTCTTGATGGCTGTAGAAGACGTATTCTCGATCACAGGTCGTGGTACAGTAGCCACCGGACGTATTGAGCGGGGTAAAGTCAAAATCGGCGATAACGTGGAACTGGTTGGCATTAGACCCACTCGTGCTACAACCGTTACCGGGATCGAGATGTTCAAGAAGAGCCTTGAAGAAGGTATGGCTGGGGATAACGCCGGACTACTGTTGCGCGGTATACAAAAAACAGATATTGAACGGGGCATGGTACTTGCTAAGCCTGGTTCTATCACTCCGCACACCGAATTTGAAGGTGAAGTGTATGTTCTGACTGAAAAAGAAGGCGGTCGGAAAACACCTTTCTTCGCAGGCTATCGTCCTCAGTTCTACGTGCGGACAACCGACGTAACTGGCACTATCAAGACCTTTACCTCCGATGATGGCAGTGCTGCGGAAATGGTCATGCCCGGAGACCGCATCAAAATGACCGTGGAACTGATCAACCCGATCGCTATTGAGCAAGGAATGCGCTTCGCTATTCGTGAAGGTGGTCGTACCATCGGTGCTGGCGTCGTTTCCAAAATCCTTAAATAA
- the rpsJ gene encoding 30S ribosomal protein S10: MATLQQQKIRIRLQAFDRRLLDTSCEKIVDTANRTNATAIGPIPLPTKRRIYCVLRSPHVDKDSREHFETRTHRRIIDIYQPSSKTIDALMKLDLPSGVDIEVKL, translated from the coding sequence ATGGCTACTCTACAGCAGCAAAAGATTAGAATTCGCTTACAGGCTTTTGACCGTCGCTTGCTGGATACATCTTGCGAGAAGATTGTGGATACAGCAAACCGTACTAATGCTACAGCGATTGGCCCTATTCCCTTACCCACAAAACGCCGGATCTATTGTGTGCTGCGATCGCCACACGTGGATAAGGATTCACGAGAACACTTTGAAACCCGTACCCATCGCCGCATTATTGATATTTATCAGCCTTCTTCTAAAACTATTGATGCCCTGATGAAACTGGATTTGCCATCGGGTGTGGATATTGAAGTAAAACTCTAA
- a CDS encoding LON peptidase substrate-binding domain-containing protein yields MTSSSKIAVRELPLFPLSEVVLFPTRPLPLHIFEFRYRIMMNTILESDRRFGVLMVDPAKGTIANVGCCAEIIHYQRLPDDRMKMLTLGQQRFRVLEYVREKPYRVGLVEWIEDHPPAKDLRPLAAELAQLLRDVVRLSAKLTEQQIELPEDLPDLPTELSYWVASNLYGVALEQQALLEMQDTAARLEREAEILTSTRNHLAARTVLKDTFNQKL; encoded by the coding sequence ATGACCTCTTCTTCTAAAATTGCCGTTCGTGAACTACCTCTGTTTCCGCTATCAGAAGTAGTTTTATTTCCCACCAGACCGCTGCCCCTGCACATTTTTGAATTTCGCTACCGAATTATGATGAACACAATTCTGGAGAGCGATCGCAGGTTTGGGGTATTAATGGTTGATCCAGCCAAAGGTACAATTGCGAACGTTGGTTGCTGTGCTGAAATCATTCACTATCAGCGGCTGCCAGACGACCGGATGAAAATGTTGACTTTGGGGCAGCAAAGATTTCGGGTTTTAGAGTATGTTCGGGAAAAGCCTTACCGTGTTGGTTTAGTTGAGTGGATTGAAGATCACCCTCCAGCAAAAGATTTGCGCCCTTTGGCTGCTGAACTAGCACAACTGCTGCGAGATGTTGTGCGTCTTTCAGCTAAATTAACTGAACAACAAATTGAATTGCCAGAAGATTTGCCTGACTTGCCAACAGAACTATCTTATTGGGTAGCAAGTAATCTCTATGGTGTTGCATTAGAGCAGCAAGCATTGCTAGAAATGCAAGATACTGCTGCTCGCTTAGAACGGGAAGCGGAAATTTTGACTTCTACTCGCAATCACTTGGCAGCTCGTACGGTTCTTAAAGATACTTTCAATCAAAAGTTGTGA